From the genome of Ralstonia pickettii, one region includes:
- the ispE gene encoding 4-(cytidine 5'-diphospho)-2-C-methyl-D-erythritol kinase, with protein MSSAPVELRDCPAPAKLNLFLHVVGRRPDGYHLLQTVFQLIDWCDTLHFARRTDGRLVRTTDIPGVPADDDLIIRAARLLQAEAGCTFGVDIAIEKCLPMGGGIGGGSSDAATTLLALNRLWGLDLPRTQLMALALKLGADVPFFVFGQNAFAEGIGEELTPVTLPPAAFVVIHPRVHVPTPAIFSDEGLTRDTPLTIITDFPDQQIVFAYGRNDLQAVAERKYGEIARALVWLRQFSPLARMTGSGACVFAPFDNVEQAQAVADQVPSEWEGRCAAGLSHHPLARFAV; from the coding sequence ATGTCTTCCGCCCCCGTCGAGCTGCGTGATTGCCCCGCGCCGGCCAAGCTCAACCTCTTCCTGCACGTGGTTGGTCGCCGCCCCGATGGCTACCACCTGCTGCAAACCGTCTTCCAGTTGATCGACTGGTGCGACACGCTGCATTTCGCGCGCCGCACCGACGGTCGTCTCGTACGCACCACGGATATCCCCGGCGTGCCTGCCGATGACGACCTCATCATCCGCGCCGCGCGCCTGCTGCAAGCAGAAGCGGGCTGCACCTTCGGCGTCGACATCGCGATCGAGAAATGCCTGCCGATGGGCGGTGGCATTGGCGGCGGGTCATCTGATGCCGCCACCACGCTGCTTGCGCTTAATCGTCTCTGGGGCCTTGATCTGCCACGCACGCAACTGATGGCGCTCGCCCTAAAGCTGGGCGCCGACGTGCCCTTCTTCGTGTTCGGCCAGAACGCCTTCGCCGAGGGGATCGGCGAAGAACTCACGCCGGTCACGCTGCCGCCGGCTGCCTTCGTGGTGATTCACCCACGCGTGCATGTGCCGACCCCTGCAATTTTTTCCGATGAAGGGTTGACACGCGATACGCCACTCACCATAATTACGGACTTTCCTGACCAACAAATTGTTTTCGCTTACGGTCGCAACGACCTGCAGGCGGTGGCGGAAAGGAAATACGGCGAAATCGCCCGAGCACTTGTCTGGCTGCGTCAGTTCAGCCCTCTGGCAAGAATGACCGGATCCGGCGCCTGCGTATTTGCTCCGTTCGACAACGTTGAGCAGGCGCAAGCGGTGGCGGATCAGGTGCCTTCCGAATGGGAAGGTCGGTGTGCGGCAGGTCTGTCGCATCATCCGCTCGCAAGATTTGCTGTGTAA
- a CDS encoding ribose-phosphate pyrophosphokinase — translation MSSEGLMVFTGNANPKLAEAVVKHLGIPLGKALVGRFSDGEVQVEIQENVRGKHVFILQSTCAPTNDNLMELMVMVDALKRASARRITAAIPYFGYARQDRRPRSARVAITAKVVANMLEVAGVERVLTMDLHADQIQGFFDIPVDNIYASPILLEDLRKKNYEDLLVVSPDVGGVVRARALAKQLGVDLAIIDKRRPKANVAEVMNIIGEVDGRNCVIMDDMIDTGGTLCKAAQVLKERGAKQVFSYCTHPVLSGGAAARIADSALDEVVVTDTIPLREDAIKCGKIRQLSTAPLLAETFTRIVRGDSIMSLFAE, via the coding sequence ATGAGCAGCGAAGGCTTGATGGTTTTTACCGGCAATGCCAACCCCAAACTCGCAGAAGCTGTCGTCAAGCACCTGGGCATTCCGCTAGGTAAGGCCCTCGTCGGCCGATTCTCCGATGGTGAAGTCCAGGTCGAGATCCAGGAAAACGTGCGCGGCAAGCACGTGTTCATCCTGCAATCCACCTGCGCCCCCACCAACGACAACCTGATGGAATTGATGGTGATGGTCGATGCGCTCAAGCGTGCGTCTGCCCGTCGCATCACGGCCGCCATCCCCTACTTCGGCTATGCCCGCCAGGATCGTCGCCCGCGTTCGGCGCGTGTGGCCATCACGGCCAAGGTCGTTGCCAACATGCTGGAAGTCGCCGGCGTCGAGCGCGTGCTGACGATGGACCTCCACGCTGACCAAATCCAAGGCTTCTTCGATATCCCGGTCGACAACATCTACGCGTCGCCGATCCTGCTCGAAGACCTGCGCAAGAAGAACTACGAAGACCTGCTGGTGGTATCGCCCGACGTCGGCGGCGTGGTGCGCGCACGTGCGCTCGCCAAGCAGCTCGGCGTGGACCTGGCGATCATCGACAAGCGTCGCCCGAAGGCCAACGTGGCTGAGGTGATGAACATCATCGGTGAAGTCGACGGCCGCAATTGCGTGATCATGGATGACATGATCGACACCGGCGGCACGCTGTGCAAAGCCGCGCAGGTGCTGAAGGAGCGCGGTGCCAAGCAAGTGTTCTCGTATTGCACGCATCCGGTACTGTCGGGCGGCGCCGCTGCTCGCATTGCAGACTCGGCGCTCGACGAAGTCGTCGTGACCGACACCATCCCGCTGCGCGAAGACGCCATCAAATGCGGCAAGATCCGCCAGCTCTCGACCGCCCCGCTGCTGGCCGAGACCTTCACCCGCATCGTGCGCGGTGACTCCATCATGTCGCTGTTTGCTGAATAA
- the mutM gene encoding bifunctional DNA-formamidopyrimidine glycosylase/DNA-(apurinic or apyrimidinic site) lyase, whose protein sequence is MPELPEVEVTRLGLLPHITERRIVRVVVRHHGLRWPVDPALPELLAGLTVTRLLRRGKYLLIECMPGAEQSGGRAETAGGWLLIHLGMTGTLRVLETPVPPGLHDHVDIELADATGVPVTLRYRDPRRFGAVLWHAGDEAGLAEHPLLRNLGIEPFDARFDGDWMFARTRGRRVAIKSALLAGDIVVGVGNIYCSESLFRAGIRPTTAAGRISRPRYAALAEAIRATLADAIARGGSTLRDFVGSDGQSGYFQLDAFVYDRAGLPCRVCGTPVRQIVQGQRSTFYCPTCQR, encoded by the coding sequence ATGCCTGAGTTGCCGGAGGTCGAGGTCACTCGCCTGGGTTTGCTACCGCATATTACGGAGCGACGTATCGTTCGCGTGGTGGTGCGCCATCACGGCTTGCGCTGGCCCGTCGATCCGGCGCTGCCGGAGTTGCTGGCCGGTCTGACTGTCACGCGCTTGCTGCGCCGGGGCAAATACCTGCTCATCGAATGCATGCCCGGGGCCGAACAATCCGGCGGCCGCGCCGAAACCGCAGGCGGCTGGTTGCTCATCCATCTTGGTATGACAGGCACCTTGCGCGTGCTGGAAACGCCCGTGCCGCCCGGCCTGCACGATCACGTCGATATCGAACTCGCCGACGCAACTGGCGTACCCGTCACACTGCGCTATCGCGACCCGCGCCGGTTTGGTGCCGTGCTTTGGCATGCAGGCGACGAAGCCGGCTTGGCCGAACACCCGCTGCTGCGCAACCTCGGCATTGAGCCGTTCGACGCGCGATTCGACGGCGACTGGATGTTTGCCCGCACGCGCGGGCGCCGGGTGGCCATCAAGTCGGCACTGCTGGCGGGCGACATCGTGGTCGGCGTGGGCAACATCTATTGTTCGGAAAGCCTGTTTCGCGCCGGCATTCGGCCGACCACGGCAGCGGGACGCATCAGCCGCCCGCGCTATGCGGCGCTGGCCGAGGCCATTCGCGCCACGCTGGCCGATGCCATCGCCCGGGGCGGCAGCACGCTGCGGGACTTTGTCGGCTCCGACGGGCAAAGCGGCTACTTTCAGCTTGATGCCTTCGTGTACGACCGCGCCGGTCTGCCGTGTCGTGTGTGCGGCACGCCGGTCCGCCAGATCGTGCAGGGCCAGCGCTCCACGTTCTACTGCCCGACCTGCCAGCGCTGA
- the lolB gene encoding lipoprotein insertase outer membrane protein LolB, with translation MAMRFTRALGALMLGAGCALFSGCTSLRPANDLFAGAQDADANITRYQGRFSARYTQNNAEQSAVGSFLWRERGPDVQLELMSPLGQTLAIVSQSTQGATLELPNQPPRRAPEVDTLMQDALGFSLPVSGLRDWLRARPAPGTPARVARDAQSRPETIEQNGWTVHYVAWADDSNHADRAKASIRRLDLDRPQGANGPLSVRLVLDQ, from the coding sequence ATGGCCATGCGGTTCACGCGCGCGCTTGGCGCGCTGATGCTCGGCGCCGGCTGCGCACTCTTCAGCGGCTGCACGAGCTTGCGACCAGCCAACGACCTCTTTGCCGGCGCGCAAGACGCCGATGCCAACATCACGCGCTATCAGGGTCGCTTCTCAGCGCGTTACACGCAGAACAACGCCGAGCAAAGCGCCGTCGGCAGCTTCCTCTGGCGGGAGCGCGGGCCCGACGTCCAGCTTGAGTTGATGTCGCCGTTGGGCCAGACGCTGGCCATCGTCAGCCAGAGTACCCAAGGCGCCACGCTCGAGCTCCCGAACCAGCCGCCGCGCCGGGCGCCCGAAGTCGACACGCTGATGCAGGACGCGCTCGGCTTCTCGCTGCCGGTTTCCGGCTTGCGCGATTGGCTGCGCGCCCGCCCCGCTCCCGGCACACCGGCACGCGTGGCACGCGATGCGCAATCGCGCCCCGAAACCATCGAGCAGAACGGCTGGACTGTCCACTACGTCGCCTGGGCTGACGACAGCAACCATGCCGACCGCGCCAAAGCCAGCATCCGTCGACTCGATCTCGATCGACCACAGGGCGCCAATGGTCCGCTATCGGTGCGGCTCGTGCTCGACCAGTAA
- the mutY gene encoding A/G-specific adenine glycosylase, producing the protein MTATPRRTRRAAQPAAALPSLPDDFAARVVAWQQRHGRHHLPWQNTGDAYRTWLSEIMLQQTQVSAVLGYYARFIERFPTVQALAAAPADDVMAAWAGLGYYTRARNLHRCAQLVVAEHGGIFPRDPAVLAMLPGIGRSTAAAIAAFSYGVRAAILDGNVKRVFARVFGIDGFPGDKRVEDTMWRIAEAVLPPAEGIQPYTQGLMDLGATVCTRGKPACLSGERPCPLESLCEARRTDRVMELPVPRPRKAIPERAATLVIALNADAVLLQRRPQRGIWGGLWSLPLVGEMDDALEAHPLDVGTVRRAAQAYGDVSTVETAGALTHAFTHFRLHMHLLRATIAAPAALDDDWRWVPLAQLNSVGLPAPVKLALETLVQPSLI; encoded by the coding sequence ATGACCGCCACCCCTCGCCGCACGCGCCGCGCCGCGCAACCTGCCGCCGCTTTGCCTTCTCTTCCCGACGATTTTGCCGCGCGCGTCGTCGCCTGGCAGCAGCGTCATGGCCGCCACCATCTGCCGTGGCAGAACACCGGCGACGCGTATCGCACGTGGCTTTCAGAGATCATGCTGCAGCAGACGCAGGTGAGCGCGGTGCTGGGCTACTACGCCCGCTTCATCGAGCGCTTCCCGACCGTGCAGGCGCTGGCCGCTGCGCCGGCAGACGACGTGATGGCTGCGTGGGCCGGCCTCGGCTACTACACGCGCGCACGCAACCTGCATCGCTGCGCGCAGCTCGTGGTGGCAGAACACGGCGGCATCTTTCCGCGCGATCCCGCCGTGCTAGCGATGCTGCCGGGCATTGGCCGCTCGACTGCGGCGGCCATCGCAGCGTTCTCGTACGGCGTGCGCGCGGCCATTCTCGATGGCAACGTCAAGCGCGTCTTCGCACGCGTGTTCGGCATTGACGGCTTTCCTGGCGACAAGCGCGTCGAAGACACCATGTGGCGCATCGCCGAAGCCGTGCTGCCGCCGGCAGAGGGCATTCAACCGTACACGCAGGGTTTGATGGACCTTGGGGCGACGGTGTGCACGCGCGGCAAGCCTGCCTGCCTCAGCGGCGAACGGCCCTGTCCGCTGGAATCGCTGTGCGAAGCGCGAAGGACTGATCGCGTGATGGAGCTGCCCGTGCCGCGGCCGCGCAAGGCGATACCCGAGCGCGCGGCGACACTCGTCATCGCACTGAACGCCGACGCGGTACTGCTGCAGCGCCGACCGCAACGCGGTATCTGGGGCGGCTTATGGTCTTTGCCGCTGGTAGGTGAGATGGACGACGCGCTCGAAGCGCATCCGCTGGATGTGGGCACCGTGCGTCGTGCCGCGCAGGCCTATGGCGACGTCTCAACCGTGGAGACGGCCGGCGCGCTCACGCACGCTTTCACGCACTTCCGTCTGCACATGCATTTGCTGCGCGCGACGATCGCCGCCCCCGCCGCGCTCGACGACGACTGGCGCTGGGTACCGCTTGCACAACTCAATTCAGTGGGATTGCCTGCGCCGGTGAAATTGGCGCTTGAGACGCTGGTACAGCCAAGCCTGATCTGA
- a CDS encoding dynamin-like GTPase family protein yields the protein MNNTLSTQFEQYSAWRASVLQSVGEFQDWLQAQELYDAQADMRAQRIRGVLRSDKLKVAFIAEFSRGKSELINAIFFADFGRRILPSSAGRTTMCPTELMYDESYPPSIRLLPIETRLHDASTADFRDAESHWLSVPLDPSSPEGMLEAFRHVVETVRVPKEEAEQLGLYNDADPDAAFSVDAAGTVEVSKWRHAIINFPHPMLKQGLVILDTPGLNAIGTEPELTLRLIPDAHVVVFVLAADAGVTKSDLELWRSHVGGGQRKGCIAVLNKVDGLWDPLKSEEEVESEVSRQIMTTAQVLDIDVERVYPVSAQKGLLAKVSHDHELLAKSRLPELESVLSDQLIPQRREIVTEQVQLAVKDMAAGAQQLLQMRRRDIVEQLFELRGLRGKNHTMVKHMLMRVQGEKEEFEQSIAKFQALRTVFGRHSAEIIKSVQLKQIRSTMREAREKMKERVFSRGLRDDMDKLFGHLTGLVRDAANRIDQLHQMVDGMYKKFNAEHGFTLSPPLRFLGTRYDADLKETLMLAHNHFGAFSFLTRPKPQLVHGAFSTVASRVLDTFQDMNRDIEIWLKSVMTPLEAQVRDHQKQLRKRVDSIERIHEATDTLEARITELEALLNTLDERSGTIAQYTDRILAAGTILERQSFAA from the coding sequence ATGAACAACACACTGAGCACACAGTTCGAGCAGTACAGCGCCTGGCGCGCTTCGGTACTGCAGTCGGTGGGGGAATTCCAAGACTGGCTGCAAGCCCAGGAGCTGTACGACGCGCAGGCTGACATGCGCGCACAGCGCATCCGAGGCGTGCTGCGCAGCGACAAGCTCAAGGTTGCTTTCATAGCCGAGTTCTCTCGCGGCAAGAGTGAGCTGATCAACGCGATCTTCTTCGCTGATTTCGGCCGCCGCATCCTGCCTTCGTCAGCGGGCCGGACCACGATGTGTCCGACCGAGCTGATGTACGACGAAAGCTATCCGCCGTCGATCCGTCTGTTGCCGATCGAGACGCGTCTGCATGATGCGTCGACCGCCGATTTTCGCGATGCCGAAAGCCACTGGCTGTCGGTGCCGCTCGATCCTTCGTCGCCCGAGGGCATGCTGGAAGCGTTTCGCCACGTGGTGGAAACCGTGCGCGTGCCGAAGGAAGAAGCCGAGCAGCTAGGCCTCTATAACGACGCCGATCCGGACGCCGCCTTCTCGGTGGATGCCGCCGGTACGGTGGAAGTGTCGAAGTGGCGCCACGCGATCATCAATTTCCCGCACCCGATGCTCAAGCAGGGGCTGGTGATCCTGGACACGCCGGGCCTGAACGCCATCGGTACCGAGCCGGAACTGACGCTGCGCCTGATTCCGGATGCACACGTCGTTGTGTTCGTGCTGGCCGCGGACGCCGGCGTGACCAAGAGCGACCTGGAGCTGTGGCGCTCGCACGTGGGCGGTGGCCAGCGCAAGGGCTGCATCGCGGTGCTCAACAAGGTCGATGGCCTGTGGGATCCGCTCAAGTCCGAAGAGGAAGTCGAGAGCGAAGTCAGCCGGCAGATCATGACGACGGCGCAGGTGCTCGATATCGATGTCGAGCGCGTGTATCCGGTGTCGGCGCAGAAGGGTCTGCTCGCTAAGGTCAGCCACGATCATGAGCTGCTGGCAAAGAGCCGGCTGCCGGAGTTGGAGTCGGTGCTGTCGGATCAGCTGATCCCTCAGCGTCGCGAGATCGTCACTGAACAAGTGCAGCTGGCGGTGAAGGACATGGCCGCGGGCGCGCAGCAATTGCTGCAGATGCGCCGCCGTGACATCGTCGAGCAGTTGTTCGAACTGCGCGGCCTGCGCGGCAAGAACCACACGATGGTCAAGCACATGTTGATGCGCGTGCAGGGCGAGAAGGAAGAGTTCGAGCAGAGCATTGCCAAGTTCCAGGCGTTGCGCACGGTGTTCGGCCGCCACAGCGCGGAGATCATCAAGAGCGTGCAGCTCAAGCAGATCCGCTCGACGATGCGCGAGGCGCGCGAGAAGATGAAGGAGCGCGTGTTCTCGCGCGGCCTGCGCGACGACATGGACAAGCTCTTCGGCCACCTGACGGGCCTGGTGCGCGACGCGGCCAACCGCATCGACCAACTGCACCAGATGGTCGACGGCATGTACAAGAAGTTCAACGCCGAGCACGGCTTCACGCTGTCGCCGCCGCTGCGCTTTTTGGGCACGCGCTATGACGCTGACCTGAAAGAGACGCTGATGCTGGCGCACAACCACTTTGGCGCATTCAGCTTCCTGACCCGTCCGAAGCCGCAGCTCGTGCATGGCGCGTTCTCGACGGTGGCCAGCCGCGTACTGGATACCTTCCAGGACATGAACCGCGACATCGAGATTTGGCTGAAGTCGGTCATGACGCCACTCGAAGCGCAGGTCCGCGATCATCAGAAGCAACTGCGCAAGCGTGTGGATTCGATCGAGCGCATTCACGAGGCCACCGATACGTTGGAAGCGCGCATCACCGAACTCGAAGCGCTGCTCAATACGCTCGATGAGCGCAGCGGGACGATCGCTCAGTACACCGACCGCATTCTCGCGGCCGGGACCATCCTGGAACGTCAGTCGTTCGCGGCCTGA
- a CDS encoding tetratricopeptide repeat protein: MPHALSHSPATQRPRRFPRSRTALLAALLAGGLTSLPAWSSQSTAVAPLIAQATKEGGAGDRAAVQIERSRPRTGLLSSERTDLPRVALNEDIMYRVLASEVSLQRGLVEPAYRTYLALAQDTRDPRFAQRATEIAFLTRSPAQAMTAARLWVELSPTSMPARQVQQLLLVATGQWSEVEPMLQAQLNKVSPGQRADALLQLQQQMSKSSDPAGAVGALQRIASHDMQRPETHLALARAKVAAKDIPGALAELDTALKLRPGYEDAAILAAELRADGDPDAAIAGLRSFLKAAPASIDGHLALARMYLVRNQQDKARAEFETLKKIAPNDARITLALGLLNLQQRQYDDAERYLKEYVAATAKSPTLSPEPGYQGLAQLAEEKRDYAGALGWVDKITGSANGDADGQTALAAGIKRGQLLGKLRRIDEAQQTFDELVADSEDVPDGPRRQALMDGIRQAEIGMLMDAKAYGRARARVNELLKNDPDNVEYSYQLAMLEEHDGHYDNMETLLRKVIDLRPGQAIGYNALGYSLADRNVRLQEAQELLEKAVSLAPDDPYIADSLGWVKYRRGDLPGATDILRKAWTAAPQAEIGAHLGEVLWQSGKQDDARQVWTEASKLDVNDTTLRDTLRRFGQPVPNVPVSAN, encoded by the coding sequence ATGCCTCACGCCCTCTCCCATTCGCCCGCGACGCAACGCCCGCGGCGATTCCCGCGCAGCAGAACGGCCCTGCTGGCCGCGCTGCTGGCGGGAGGGCTGACGAGCCTGCCGGCATGGTCGTCGCAGTCGACGGCCGTCGCCCCGCTGATCGCCCAAGCTACAAAGGAAGGCGGCGCGGGTGATCGCGCGGCCGTGCAGATTGAGCGCTCACGCCCGCGCACCGGCCTGCTGAGTTCGGAGCGGACGGATCTGCCGCGTGTCGCACTCAATGAAGACATCATGTACCGCGTGCTGGCATCGGAAGTGTCGCTGCAGCGGGGGTTGGTCGAACCGGCGTACCGCACCTATCTTGCGCTCGCGCAAGATACGCGCGACCCCCGCTTTGCCCAGCGTGCGACCGAAATCGCGTTTCTGACGCGCTCGCCTGCGCAAGCGATGACCGCGGCGCGCCTGTGGGTGGAACTGTCGCCGACGTCGATGCCGGCTCGCCAGGTACAGCAACTCTTGCTCGTGGCCACTGGCCAGTGGTCGGAAGTCGAACCGATGCTGCAGGCGCAATTGAACAAGGTCTCGCCGGGCCAACGTGCCGATGCCCTGCTGCAATTGCAGCAGCAGATGTCCAAGAGCAGCGATCCGGCGGGTGCCGTCGGTGCGCTGCAGCGCATCGCCTCGCATGACATGCAGCGCCCCGAAACGCATCTGGCCTTGGCGCGCGCGAAGGTTGCCGCCAAGGATATCCCCGGCGCGCTGGCGGAACTGGACACCGCGCTCAAGCTGCGCCCCGGGTATGAAGACGCCGCCATCCTCGCCGCCGAACTGCGTGCCGACGGCGACCCTGATGCGGCCATCGCCGGCCTGCGCAGCTTCCTGAAAGCCGCGCCGGCGTCCATCGACGGCCACCTGGCGCTCGCCCGCATGTACCTCGTGCGCAATCAGCAGGACAAGGCGCGCGCTGAATTCGAAACGCTCAAGAAGATCGCGCCCAACGATGCGCGCATCACGCTTGCCCTGGGCCTGCTGAACCTGCAGCAGCGCCAGTACGACGACGCCGAGCGTTACCTGAAGGAATACGTCGCCGCCACCGCCAAGTCGCCCACACTGAGCCCCGAGCCCGGCTACCAGGGCCTTGCCCAGCTGGCAGAGGAAAAGCGCGACTACGCCGGTGCGCTGGGCTGGGTCGACAAGATCACCGGTTCCGCCAACGGCGACGCCGACGGCCAGACCGCATTGGCGGCCGGCATCAAGCGCGGCCAGCTGCTCGGCAAGCTGCGCCGCATCGACGAGGCACAACAGACCTTCGACGAGCTCGTCGCCGATTCCGAAGACGTGCCCGACGGCCCGCGCCGCCAGGCCCTGATGGATGGCATCCGCCAGGCCGAAATCGGCATGCTGATGGACGCCAAGGCCTACGGCCGCGCCCGCGCCCGCGTCAACGAGCTGCTCAAGAACGATCCGGATAACGTCGAGTATTCGTACCAACTGGCGATGCTCGAAGAGCACGACGGCCACTACGACAACATGGAGACGCTGCTGCGCAAGGTGATCGACCTGCGTCCCGGCCAGGCCATCGGCTACAACGCGCTCGGCTATTCGCTGGCCGATCGCAACGTGCGCCTGCAGGAAGCACAGGAACTGCTCGAGAAAGCCGTATCGCTGGCGCCGGATGATCCCTATATCGCCGACAGCCTCGGCTGGGTCAAATACCGTCGCGGCGATCTGCCCGGCGCCACCGACATCCTGCGCAAGGCCTGGACTGCCGCGCCGCAAGCCGAAATCGGCGCGCACCTGGGCGAAGTGCTGTGGCAATCCGGCAAGCAGGACGACGCGCGCCAAGTCTGGACTGAAGCGTCCAAGCTTGACGTGAACGACACCACGCTGCGCGACACGCTGCGCCGCTTCGGACAGCCGGTACCCAACGTTCCCGTGAGTGCAAATTGA